Proteins encoded within one genomic window of Triticum aestivum cultivar Chinese Spring chromosome 2D, IWGSC CS RefSeq v2.1, whole genome shotgun sequence:
- the LOC123051946 gene encoding cytochrome P450 709B1 — protein MALVWMVAAAVAAVLASWAFNALVYLVWRPRAITRQLRAQGVGGPGYRFFAGNLAEIKRLRADSAGAALDIGNHDFVPMVQPHFRKWIPIHGRTFLYWFGARPTLCVADVNVVKQVLSDRSGLYPKSIGNPHIARLLGKGLVLTDGDDWKRHRKVVHPAFNMDKLKMMTVTMSDCAGSMMSEWKAKMEKGGSVEVDLSHQFEELTADVISHTAFGSSYEQGKKVFLAQRELQFLAFSTVFNVQIPAFRYLPTEKNLKIWKLDKEVRTMLMNIIKGRLATKDTMGYGSDLLGLMLEACAPEDGQNPLLSMDEIIDECKTFFFAGHDTSSHLLTWTMFLLSTHPEWQEKLREEVLRECGNGVPTGDMLNKLQLVNMFLLETLRLYAPVSAIQRKAGSDLEVGGIKVPEGTVLTIPIATVHRDKEVWGEDANEFKPTRFENGVTRAGKHPNALLSFSSGPRSCIGQNFAMIEAKAVIAVILQRFSFSLSPKYVHAPMDVITLRPKFGLPMILKSLEM, from the exons ATGGCTCTCGTCTGGATGGTGGCCGCGGCCGTGGCGGCGGTGCTGGCATCGTGGGCGTTCAACGCGCTGGTGTACCTCGTGTGGCGGCCGCGGGCCATCACCCGGCAGCTCCGCGCGCAGGGCGTCGGCGGGCCGGGCTACAGGTTCTTCGCCGGGAACCTCGCCGAGATCAAGCGGCTCCGCGCCGACAGCGCCGGCGCCGCGCTGGACATCGGCAACCACGACTTCGTCCCCATGGTCCAACCGCACTTCCGCAAATGGATCCCCATCCACG GGCGCACGTTCCTGTACTGGTTCGGAGCCAGGCCGACACTGTGCGTGGCCGACGTGAACGTGGTGAAGCAGGTGCTCTCCGACCGCAGCGGGCTGTACCCCAAGAGCATCGGGAACCCGCACATCGCCCGGCTGCTCGGCAAGGGGCTCGTGCTCACCGACGGCGACGACTGGAAGCGCCACCGCAAGGTCGTCCACCCCGCCTTCAACATGGACAAGCTCAAG ATGATGACGGTGACCATGTCCGACTGTGCCGGGTCAATGATGTCCGAGTGGAAGGCAAAGATGGAGAAGGGCGGCAGCGTAGAGGTCGACCTGAGCCACCAGTttgaggagctcaccgcggatgtCATCTCTCACACGGCATTCGGAAGCAGCTACGAACAGGGGAAAAAGGTCTTCCTGGCGCAGAGGGAGCTCCAATTCCTTGCCTTTTCCACCGTATTCAACGTGCAAATCCCAGCATTCAG GTACCTTCCAACTGAAAAGAACCTCAAAATATGGAAGCTTGACAAAGAGGTGAGGACCATGCTGATGAACATCATCAAAGGCCGTCTTGCCACCAAAGACACCATGGGCTACGGCAGCGACCTCCTCGGGCTTATGTTGGAGGCGTGCGCGCCAGAGGATGGGCAAAATCCGCTTTTGAGTATGGATGAGATCATAGATGAGTGCAAGACCTTCTTCTTTGCCGGGCATGACACCAGCTCGCACCTGCTCACATGGACCATGTTCTTGCTGAGCACGCACCCTGAGTGGCAGGAGAAGCTCAGGGAGGAGGTGCTAAGAGAGTGTGGCAACGGTGTTCCCACCGGTGACATGCTCAACAAACTACAGCTGGTCAACATGTTCCTACTAGAAACTCTCAGGTTATACGCCCCTGTATCGGCCATTCAGAGGAAGGCGGGTTCGGATCTCGAGGTTGGTGGCATAAAAGTGCCTGAAGGCACGGTCTTGACGATTCCCATCGCGACGGTACATCGTGACAAGGAGGTATGGGGAGAAGATGCCAATGAATTCAAGCCTACGAGGTTCGAGAATGGAGTGACAAGAGCCGGAAAGCACCCCAATGCTTTGTTGTCTTTCTCTAGTGGGCCGAGGTCATGCATAGGGCAGAACTTTGCAATGATCGAGGCCAAGGCTGTGATCGCTGTGATTCTTCAGAGATTTTCATTCTCCCTATCACCGAAGTATGTCCATGCCCCCATGGATGTGATCACGCTGCGGCCTAAGTTTGGGCTTCCCATGATCCTCAAGAGCCTAGAGATGTAG